The proteins below are encoded in one region of Apium graveolens cultivar Ventura chromosome 4, ASM990537v1, whole genome shotgun sequence:
- the LOC141720471 gene encoding thioredoxin reductase NTRC-like: MAKIANGVGIPLSHTRPTYSSYSYISTAPRTLPSSLVFGKLSQTRLNSVISPRLFRHRVSVRASSSSVSQPPTVPSAEGIENVVIIGSGPAGYTAAIYAGRANLKPVVFEGYQIGGVPGGQLMTTTEVENFPGFPEGITGPDLMDRMRNQAERWGAELFQEDVEFLDVKTSPFTVQSSDRKVKCHSIIFATGATARRLNLPREEEFWSRGISACAICDGASPLFKGQVLAVVGGGDTATEEALYLTKYARHVHLLVRKDQLRASRAMQDRVFNNPNITVHFSTETVDIVSNTKGQMSGILVRKADTGEESVLEAKGLFYGIGHSPNSQLLEGQVDLDISGYVLVEEGTAKTSVEGVFAAGDVQDHEWRQAVTAAGSGCIAALSVERYLASNSLLVEFHQPQTEEVKKELTTRDVQEGFDISLTKHRGQYALRKLYHESPRLICVLYTSPTCGPCRTLKPILSKVIDEYDENVHFVEIDIEEDQEVAEAAGIMGTPCVQFFKNKEMIRTVSGVKMKREYREFIESNK, from the exons ATGGCGAAGATAGCTAACGGTGTCGGAATCCCCCTCTCTCACACCCGTCCGACGTATTCTTCGTATTCTTACATTTCAACTGCTCCTCGTACTCTTCCTAGTTCACTTGTTTTCGGCAAACTCAGTCAAACTCGCCTCAACTCGGTTATTTCGCCTCGATTATTTCGCCACCGTGTTTCCGTCAGAGCCTCTTCTTCCTCTGTTTCTCAACCTCCAACTGTTCCTTCAG CTGAAGGTATCGAGAATGTGGTTATCATAGGTTCAGGCCCTGCTGGATATACTGCAGCTATTTATGCAGGTCGAGCCAATTTGAAACCTGTAGTGTTTGAAGGATATCAGATAGGAGGTGTCCCGGGGGGACAGTTGATGACCACAACAGAAGTAGAGAACTTTCCAGGTTTTCCAGAGGGAATAACTGGCCCAGACTTGATGGACCG GATGCGAAATCAAGCTGAACGTTGGGGTGCAGAATTATTTCAAGAAGACGTTGAATTCCTTGATGTGAAAACCAGTCCCTTTACTGTTCAAAGTAGTGACCGAAAG GTAAAGTGCCATAGCATTATATTTGCCACTGGAGCCACGGCAAGAAGGCTTAACTTACCTCGGGAAGAAGAGTTTTGGAGTCGAGGAATTAGTGCCTGTGCTATATGTGATGGTGCATCACCTCTATTTAAGGGACAGGTTCTTGCTGTGGTTGGAGGGGGTGATACAGCTACAGAGGAAGCATTATACTTAACTAAATATGCTCGTCATGTGCATTTGCTTGTACGCAAGGACCAACTAAGGGCTTCCAGAGCTATGCAAGATAG AGTTTTCAACAATCCGAATATCACGGTGCACTTCAGTACTGAGACTGTGGACATTGTTAGCAATACAAAAGGACAGATGTCTGGCATATTAGTTAGAAAAGCAGACACGGGTGAGGAATCAGTGCTGGAGGCGAAAGGCTTGTTTTACGGGATAGGACATTCACCAAATAGCCAGTTGTTAGAAGGTCAAGTTGATCTTGACATATCGGGGTATGTATTAGTGGAGGAGGGTACTGCAAAAACTTCTGTCGAAGGTGTATTTGCAGCTGGAGATGTACAG GATCACGAATGGAGGCAAGCCGTTACTGCAGCAGGTTCAGGATGTATTGCTGCCTTATCAGTGGAGAGATATCTTGCAAGCAATAGTCTCCTTGTTGAATTCCACCAG CCACAAACTGAAGAGGTTAAGAAGGAACTTACGACTAGAGATGTACAGGAAGGTTTTGACATTTCACTTACAAAGCACAGGGGACAG TATGCTTTAAGAAAATTATACCATGAAAGTCCAAGGCTTATCTGTGTTCTATATACATCACCAACATGTGGTCCCTGTAGGACCTTGAAGCCAATTCTTAGCAAG GTGATAGACGAGTATGATGAGAATgtacattttgttgagattgataTTGAAGAAGATCAAGAAGTTGCGGAAGCAGCTGGTATTATGGGCACACCATGCGTGCAATTTTTTAAGAATAAGGAAATGATCAG GACTGTATCGGGGGTTAAAATGAAGAGAGAGTACCGAGAGTTTATTGAATCAAATAAGTGA
- the LOC141719208 gene encoding uncharacterized protein LOC141719208 yields MRMLSYGISADAVDNYVRIGKSTAVECLKNFISDIITIFEGEYLRKPNSNDVQRLLQMGETRGFPAWKGMFMSGHKGVATIILEAVASSDLWIWHAFDGVAGSNNDINVLDQSPVFDDMLQDRAPEVNFTINGNNYNMGYYLTDGIYPEWSTFVKTIPRPQSEKRKLFSKYQESPRKDVERAFGVLQSRFAIVRGPARFWDRADLGRIMKACIIIHNMIVEDERDTYVTQFGPLPTYDDATNGLPEPNLGKESFVPYERLPSSYRNGRGAKCKRESLFYTTWIPSKKRQKERKLNMYD; encoded by the exons ATGCGTATGTTGTCATACGGTATATCTGCTGACGCTGTTGATAACTACGTTCGTATCGGAAAGAGTACCGCGGTAGAATGCTTGAAAAATTTCATCTCCGATATCATTACGATATTTGAGGGTGAATACTTACGAAAGCCAAACTCAAATGATGTGCAACGCCTATTACAGATGGGCGAGACTCGTGGTTTTCCTG CATGGAAGGGAATGTTCATGAGTGGTCACAAAGGAGTTGCAACAATTATATTGGAAGCGGTCGCTTCATCTGATCTATGGATCTGGCATGCATTTGATGGAGTTGCTGGATCAAATAATGACATAAATGTTTTAGATCAGTCACCAGTATTTGATGATATGCTACAAGATCGTGCTCCAGAGGTAAATTTCACTATCAATGGAAACAATTATAATATGGGATATTACTTAACTGATGGAATATATCCTGAATGGTCAACATTCGTTAAAACAATTCCACGTCCACAAAGTGAAAAAAggaaattattttcaaaatatcaAGAAAGTCCACGAAAAGATGTTGAACGAGCGTTTGGTGTGTTACAGTCCCGTTTCGCAATTGTACGTGGTCCGGCACGCTTTTGGGACAGAGCAGATCTTGGGAGAATCATGAAAGCATGCATCATAATACATAATATGATTGTTGAAGACGAGAGGGACACATATGTCACTCAATTTGGTCCCCTACCAACTTATGATGATGCAACAAATGGATTACCGGAACCAAATTTAGGTAAAGAATCTTTTGTCCCGTATGAAAG GCTACCTTCGAGTTACAGGAATGGAAGAGGGGCTAAATGTAAAAGAGAGAGTTTGTTTT ATACAACATGGATTCCTTCAAAAAAAAGACAAAAGGAAAGAAAACTGAACATGTATGATTGA
- the LOC141719209 gene encoding glutathione S-transferase T3-like, translating into MNPNNLPSSNQQNSNSQNPNPQFSYPYPSPYFSNPQNFTNSQNPNFQYQFSHSQNSQFPFSYPQNSPYQFPYPPFSNPQFETQQTPSNIQNSPEAQVPAFGRENIIDLNDDCEETEDLRKITGQWRWVEDKLLISAWLNVLIDPLVGTDQKIEAFWERIHQYYEEDNSCVIKRGVVATKKRWQKINEGAQKFGACYDEAQRKIGSGSNLDNIMEKSHQDHLINYKKKSNFELHWRELRRHPK; encoded by the coding sequence ATGAATCCAAATAATCTCCCATCTTCAAATCAGCAAAATTCAAATTCTCAAAATCCAAACCCTCAATTTTCATATCCATATCCAAGTCCCTATTTTTCAAATCCACAAAATTTTACTAATTCTCAAAATCCAAATTTTCAATATCAATTTTCACATTCTCAAAATTCTCAATTTCCATTTTCATATCCACAAAATTCTCCATATCAATTTCCATATCCACCATTTTCAAATCCACAATTTGAAACCCAACAAACACCAAGCAATATCCAAAATTCTCCTGAAGCGCAAGTACCAGCCTTTGGTCGCGAAAATATTATTGATCTAAATGACGATTGCGAAGAAACCGAAGATTTACGAAAAATTACGGGTCAGTGGAGGTGGGTTGAAGATAAGCTCTTAATAAGTGCATGGTTGAATGTATTAATTGATCCACTAGTCGGTACTGATCAAAAAATCGAAGCATTTTGGGAGCGAATTCATCAATATTATGAAGAAGATAATTCTTGTGTCATTAAAAGAGGAGTTGTGGCAACGAAAAAAAGGTGGCAAAAAATAAATGAAGGTGCTCAGAAATTTGGTGCGTGTTATGATGAGGCTCAGCGAAAAATCGGAAGCGGTTCAAACTTAGACAATATAATGGAGAAATCTCACCAagatcatttaattaattataagaAGAAGTCTAATTTTGAGTTGCATTGGCGTGAGCTTCGTAGACATCCCAAGTGA